In Heteronotia binoei isolate CCM8104 ecotype False Entrance Well chromosome 4, APGP_CSIRO_Hbin_v1, whole genome shotgun sequence, a genomic segment contains:
- the LOC132570051 gene encoding taste receptor type 2 member 8-like — MASAFFTILFTLLVMEVLVGMIANGFILLINCIDWFRSRKLSPVDLILSCLGLSRLAWQAIGLLDATLFFFFLGTYLSSSMQLMFPILFMFMNTVNIWFATWLSVLYFVKITIFSHPVILRVKQRFSRLVPWLLLGSFVFSAVFTTIIITGLNYDARSCHRYKSLLSNSNDSQIKTPPFCWYFTILATAPHFIAILIFASSTILLIVSLWKHTRSVQCNGVGPRDLSTQVHLTAIKALASFLILYLSCFIAIILQSLITWRKNHTWTSVLYHNVTAAYPSGHAIILILINPRLKQAWVRMLQHLNCLRDLGWFHTVKLTRLYRIQKKSTKVCTISGQSESCC; from the coding sequence ATGGCATCTGCATTCTTCACAATACTGTTTACGCTTCTGGTTATGGAAGTCCTCGTTGGAATGATAGCCAATGGGTTTATTCTCCTCATCAATTGCATCGACTGGTTCAGAAGTAGGAAATTATCCCCAGTTGACTTGATCCTGAGCTGTCTTGGCTTGTCCAGACTTGCATGGCAGGCAATAGGCTTACTGGATGcaactctgtttttcttttttctgggcACCTATCTATCCAGTTCCATGCAGTTAATGTTTCCTATCTTGTTTATGTTTATGAACACAGTCAATATTTGGTTTGCCACCTGGCTGAGTGTTCTGTATTTTGTCAAGATCACCATTTTCTCCCACCCAGTTATCCTTCGGGTGAAGCAGAGATTCTCCAGGTTGGTCCCATGGCTGCTTCTGGGCTCATTTGTCTTTTCTGCTGTTTTTACTACGATTATTATCACAGGCTTGAACTATGACGCTAGGAGTTGCCATCGCTACAAATCACTTCTAAGCAACAGCAATGATTCACAAATTAAAACACCTCCCTTCTGTTGGTACTTTACCATTCTAGCTACTGCTCCCCATTTCATTGCAATCTTGATATTTGCGTCATCCACCATCTTGTTAATAGTCTCTCTGTGGAAACACACAAGGAGTGTGCAATGCAATGGAGTTGGCCCCAGAGATCTCAGCACTCAAGTTCATTTGACTGCCATCAAAGCTCTGGCTTCCTTCCTTATTCTGTACCTGTCCTGTTTTATAGCGATCATTTTGCAGTCACTAATCACCTGGCGGAAGAATCACACTTGGACTTCTGTGCTTTATCATAACGTGACTGCGGCATATCCTTCTGGACATGCCATTATCCTGATATTAATTAACCCAAGACTGAAACAGGCATGGGTCAGAATGCTACAGCATTTAAACTGTTTGAGAGACttaggctggtttcacactgtgaaattgacacgaTTGTATCGCATTCAGAAAAAATCCACTAAAGTTTGCACCATTTCTGGGCAATCAGAGAGCTGCTGCTGA